One Octopus sinensis linkage group LG20, ASM634580v1, whole genome shotgun sequence DNA window includes the following coding sequences:
- the LOC115222490 gene encoding uncharacterized protein LOC115222490 yields the protein MIQGFADRNDMKNFYDSLKEVYSPTTARTLSPLLSADWATLITDKEKVLERWAEHFDSVLNRPSTINGEAIDRLPQVPVEESMDVEPTLEEIQKACRLLSSSKAPGLDSIPAEVFKEGGMALTRKIHQLFQLIWMYETVPQDFKNGSIIHLYK from the coding sequence ATGATCCAGGGCTTTGCAGACAGAAATGACATGAAGAATTTCTATGACAGCTTGAAGGAAGTTTACAGCCCTACTACTGCAAGAACACTGTCTCCCCTCCTTAGTGCTGACTGGGCAACACTGATCACCGACAAGGAAAAGGTATTAGAGAGATGGGCTGAACATTTCGATAGCGTCCTGAATAGGCCTTCCACCATCAATGGTGAAGCCATTGATAGGCTACCTCAAGTCCCCGTTGAGGAGTCAATGGACGTTGAACCAACTTTGGAAGAAATTCAGAAAGCATGCCGCCTACTGTCCAGTAGCAAAGCACCTGGTCTGGACTCCATCCCAGCTGAAGTATTCAAAGAAGGTGGTATGGCCCTGACCAGGAAAATTCACCAGCTGTTTCAGCTCATCTGGATGTACGAGACAGTGCCTCAAGACTTCAAGAACGGCTCCATCATCCACCTCTACAAGTGA